The stretch of DNA aatgttgtgTTAATGTTTCCACGAGAAAATTCATTTTTGATCAAAAAGGAACTTaatctttcataccaagctctaggagcttgctttaaaccataCAAGGGTTTGGtgagtttaaaaatatgattcggtttcttttgattttcaaaaccaagaggttgatgaacataaacttgttcatttaaaaaaccatttaaaaatacacttttaacatccatttgaaaaagtttaatatgtttatgagatgcatatgcaagaagaattcgtatggcttctaaccttacaactggagcaaaggtttcatcatagtttattccttcttgttgattataaccTTGAGAAACTAACCATGCTTTGTTTCTTACAACTGTTCCTTCTTCATCTAGCTTGTTTCTGAAGACCCATCGTGTTCCAATTATTGTTTGATCTAGTGAGTCTGGAACAAGGGTCgagacttcatttttctcaaattgaagaagtttttCTATCATCgcatcaatccaagattgatcaacaATTGCCTCTTTGatggattttggttccatttgagatatcattgccatgttgttctTTACATCATCTTTAAATGACATACTTGTTCTAATGCCATCAGTTgtatctccaatgatttgattATGAGGATGATCACCTATTAGTTTCCAACTTCGAGGAAGAGTTTGAAACGAAGATTGTTCATCACTCTCGTTTTCCTGGGGAACAATTTGTTGTGTTTGCCCAGATTGTTCTTCCTCCTcatcatctttattttttaaatcaagatcatcaaactcatcaaataatatgtgcatacttatttcaacattttttgttttcaaattaaagataCGATATCCCTTAGATTATGTtgaatattctaaaaatatagCTTTGTCCGATTTTGCGTCAAACTTTCCCAagttatctttgttgtttaagatgtagcaataacaactaaagatgtgaaaatatgaaatgtttgGTTTCCTATTTTTCCATATCTTATAGGgtgttttgtttatgatttttctaattgaaactcgattcaaaatatagcaagaagtgtttatAGCTTCAACCAGAAATacttttcaacatttgattcttacAAGATTGTTCTTGTCATCTCttgtaatgttttattttttctttcaacaactccattttgttgaagATTTCTTGCACAACATAGATTATGAGAGATGTCGAGTTCatcaaaaaatgttttaaacgatgcatttatgaattcacctccatgatcattTCTTACCGCGATTATATTGAAttccttttcattttgaacctttttacaTAAGTTTTTGAGGGCATCAAATGCATcatccttttattttaaaaatagtaccCATGTGTATCTAGAAAAATAATCAACAATGACAAATCCATATTTCATACCTCATAGACTAGTGGTTTTGATGGGACCAAAAATATCAATGTTAAGTAGTTCAAGAGGTGTTTTAGTTGATGTAAACTCTTTTGAGTGAAAACtactcttaatttattttccGTTTGCACTAGCTTcgcatattttatctttaacaaagtttattttaggaagttttctaaaaatatctaattttgatcaatttgaaattgttttcatactcACATGTCTAATTCTCTTATGTCATATCCATCTGTCTTTGCTAATGGACAAGAGGCAAGATTCAATTGGTAATTcttcaatgtataaaatatagaggtttttctttctagatgcagaaaataaaattttaccaAAATTTGTCATTCTCACTTCATAtatgtttgatttgaaaataacttcaaagccATTATCACAGAGTTGACTAATTCTTAGAAGGTTATGTTTCAATCCTTCAATATATTGAACATTATTGATTTTGGTAGAATTCATTTTACCTATGGACCTTTACCTTTGATTTTTACTTGTCAATTTGTACTTACACTTGcttaacttggagaatgatcttgctttatgtattttgtgaAGCAAAGTGTTTTGCCTTTGAATTCTGGAGTAATTCttgcttagattgatccttgtaTATTTCTGGTGAAGATATGAAATGGATTACAATTCCTGGCTCTAATCTTTTATATAGGAATCTGATCAATCTTGTTAATCTACAGATGTGGAGAACATTATTCGTTTTCCAGAAATTTGTCAATAACGTTCTTTGTTTCACTAATTTGACtttcttttattataataagatctgctttgtaatgcttggtacctatcttgtttaacacactcaaatacacatgttaaataccaaaacaattagaatcataattagaagtcttaattaaccttttgtttaattatcatcaaaatattaatttgggattttgtctcaacacaatctAGTATAAATATTACCCCTAATATTTATACTAATGAGATGACTTGATATCTCATATCTATGACCCATGAGATGTGGTCATCAGTATACTCACATAATAGTCTCGATATATTATTGACGTCCCAATTGTAAGACATATGCCTccttgatcatgattttgatataatttccaaacatacaatgtatatgcactatttgattgatctaatgatttgaattgagaaacatttcagtcaaataaacaaacactacacacttggacaaaacttggaactcaagcaatcaaacaaagatggatgatgtcgtacaaggcttgaagactgaTGTACAAGAGTGTCTAGTATTAATAGGGTCAattaggtagacttaatcataatgagttctcatatagtatttgccaatgaaatcataaaataagttttaatcaatcaaataataaatcaattgagcaatcgattgtctgactcacagaataaaggtttcactaagttaatcgattgggaaatcgattacttaaaggttttatcaaaacatgtgttctgtgtttaaacaaatcaattggacaatcgacttgcacatcaattgagtaatcgattttgtgatgcACAGAACCAAGCTCATACtaagtcaatcgattggcaaatcgattatgaaaataatttttcatcagacatgtgttttgtgatcaacgaaatcgattggacaatcaattgaaataagtttcttaagttgcaagctttgcactaatcgattacataatcgattgatagatgtttcttaagttgcaagctttgcactaatcgattagataatcgattgatagatgtttctagtgttgcaagctttgcatcaatcgattaggtaatcgattgaaagaatgaactggttaatcatttatcagaaacatattgTGTAATTGATTGGCATATCGATTTTAACTAAACAGCTAAGCTACTGTAaccagccaaatcgattgacaaatcgattggagtaagacatcttagtcactgtgaccagccaaaTCGATTAGCAAAACGATTGGAGTAAAACACcttagtcactgtgaccagccaagtcgattgaTGAATCGATTGGAGTAAAATGTCTAAGTTACAGGGAGTatttagcccattgccaaatcgattatgttaatatATGAATCGAATGAATAATCGATtattttgatctcgttgtttgaacaaaacaagtataatcgattagtcaatcgattctgatacaaacTGAGTATCAGTCTCTGATAAGTGCATTAAaggaatcgattgggaaatcgattagttcttatattttcaagattcaagaaaaacaagacacgcgataatcgattgggtaatcgattaagctggtatcaaactttaataaaatcgattacgaaatcgatttatatgttgtttttttgaaaatatataaattgaatcaatcataatttttcaaaacaatcataacactttttcataaacacaAAAGACTGAAAAAcaccttgagagaaaaattgttacaacacacaaatactcattggctgatacttttgtgtgagatcttacattgtgattgagtcaattttcttagtattctttaattctttgtgaaagaacaatttctgtaattgaagttttggaaatccagtagtgtacactggtggttatctttCAGGATACTTGTGGTCATCTAAAAGAAACCTTagcttgatctcgctagagtttgacgagtaactcttagggataggttggtattgtgataAAAGTGattgtgagttggatggataggctgtgacgctggaaagtctgtaaaaatattcctcaaatcattctagtgaaaggctgaaatctgttgtagatttcaggactggatgtaggttatcaaagtgatagccgaaccagtataaaaatctccTGGTGCAAtatttcctctctctctttactttttatattgatcttgcatgtgattgtgAAATTCCGCTGTGAACAAACTGTTTGAATCTTTTgctgttaaaataggaattaatattaaacaagttggttttgatattaattcatcacttaggaaagaattagataatcttgttgataatattgtataaaatttcaTAAGGATAGAAGCCATATAACCAACAccaattaacaataataattttactatgGATACTTTAAGAAAAGCGTCCTTAATGTTATAAAATCTCACGATTAAGTCATACTTGATGTTCTATTGAACGAACTGTCTATTCTAAGGACTTTATTATAttctaatattaatataataaaaaattatgccTTGTACATATACCCTAAATtagatatatgaattaaattatcatacaaataattatctatgTCAAAAACATTGGTATTAGGGCTTACTCCAACACCCTCatgataattatatatattatttttgtccttATAGTTAAGAAAGttgtattaataatataaaaatttagatttaatttgtatgtatcaaagatgtaaatatattttacactgttaaataaatattaaatgtcaaattaataaaataatttgatttttatcataattatttttaaagtcacaCTTATAGATGTTTGCGATGTGCTGAAGTGTAAAACATTTTACACCGataaaacataattaaactctaaaaaaattagtatttgaaaaaaaattagatttttaaaaattaatttttaattagtaaAAACATCAACCAAATTAAATTTGATCTACTACCACGTTAAGATTCTTATatacaatattataattttttatttatcctttaaaattttaaaaatttaattactccaataattcaatttaagcTCCGCCACCGCAAACAACTCAAGTCTATTCTAATTCTAACATCTTTCTCTCTTCTCACACTTTCTCTTACtcatttttcttttgacaatttctcttttaaactaaacatACACTTACAATGATTTCTAGGATTTGATTCCCATCGATTACACCTACTATTGGAGTTGATTATTACAACGTCTAGTCTTGTTTTgattactttgtttttttttctattagtTGAAATCTTTACGTTTCctcaaattaatttatgtgaaaCCTATATATAGTTTAGTGAATTATATCGAAATTTAAGTGTGTTGCTATAGCTAATACTCTTTGGCTATAGAGTAGTGCTTTATATGTGGCACGAGAGGCCATTAGCATGAATTGCATGCATGATCACAAAGTCTCATGtttatggttttttttatttgttaattataaaacaggataaatttaacaaataaaataataattttattttcttgtccttaaaacatatatattaattatttaattttgatatatatttttctatattgctttttttatttaattttttttatattgttgatAAATCAAAAATCGccttttgtataattttttaaataaattaaatagatagTTTATACAGAAAAATAAGATGGTTAACACGGGGATGTCACTAAACAtagagtaaaaatattttacagagacaaaaataatatatttaaatttttaaatagactttttttaaaagtttgatcTCAAAGATCATTAGAGTCAAATAGACTTTCAGGTTTAAATTGCATTGATATAGATAGTTACAAATtagatataaatatttacaaacaacGCTTTCACGTTACcacctaaaatttaatttatgtatttgtgAATTATGAGTCAACTTTTTACAACCAAatcaatcatttttaataaaatatatttaatttaaaaaaaaaaatactatacaAGAAAGACTAGACATGTTTGTATGGGTATGAAATAAACTCTTAGTAAGGAGTCAATTACACCGGCCGCTCATCTGCGACATTTATAGGAAAATCGATTCGTacattctatttaatttttccgttccaaaatgattaatttatttataaaattaatttgtctcaaatataattatcactgccaatttataatataatattaattacattttttaattatatcctctaaataatattacatgcacaacttttaattcattattttttatttacattaaagATAATGGCAAATGCATCAATATTTTGAtgaagatattttaataaaaatatcagtCCCTGTATTtctttatacattttttaattaatatagaatGGTAAATTGAATCAATCATTATAAGATGCAGGGAGTACCATTTTCCATAAAGATAAGCTTGTGTTGTTGATTGGTCTCCAAAACAATAAATGCCTAAAATAAATTCtccaattttaatatttgatttgatggTATAGTTAAGAAGATATACCTCTATAGAAAAAGTTGAAAGATGCATACATcctaataaaaagataaaatttgtctTTAACATTGTAACTATAATTGTTAGTTATGCCAAATTTAaacactaattttattttttcgtctttaatttttatcattattctAGTTTGTAGCTAAATATGTTGAACGGTGATTGTTCCTTTTGATggtgaaaaattataaataaaataaacaagtcGTATTGAAGAGCATGAAAGCATAGAAAAGAAAATTAACGCaaacattaaataatatttctttttaagtCAATATACTAAGATGATTAATTGAACTCGGTAAATACAACTCAAAGGACTCAcgaataatttattcattattaaataataaaaagacgCATAGCTTGTatcatttattgatgatttgatAGAGATAATGGATGTGAAGCTATAACACAAGTTGCATTTATGCGTCGAATGTTGTCATCATGCCTTTGCAGGAGCAGCTTCAGGAATATCATAAGCTGAAATATGACATTTATATTTGACATTATTAGAAAATTTCTGACAACCAAATTAATGTTCTATAATCGAtgaagaattttaattaataagaaataatagaaagaaaagtaACTTACGTCCACACTTGTCGTTAGGAATATTTTTGGAATCGCAAGTCCTAAAAAGATTAATTGTTTTGTCCATGTCTAATACACGATCCACTATATCAGAAGTGACATAATTGCATAAACATGAAGCATCAAAACCGCTCAATGCTCCGCAACAAACTTCTGAGGGTGGAGTTGATGGTCCATCTTTTCTAGCAGTACCTTTACATTCATGTAACATTCCAATCAAGTCACCACCACATTCAAATTGAGCTGAAATTCCTAACATTAAGATGCATGCAGTAATCATTAATGTTGCAAAGATTAAGCTTCTAGTAGTACTTGCCATGGTTATCACAATTAATCTTACTTTTTTCTCAAATATtcaatttgtttaataataGGATGATGGATTTGTTATGACAATTTAAGCACTAGAGAACAGTTTATATAGAAGAATGATGACGTCAAAAAGATAATTTAGGAGTCCAAATTATGACGTCAAAATGTTTGCCATCTTGTActcttaatataaaataaataggcATTTTATTCTTGAATCTcttaaattgaaaatatcaaTCAACTTAGTCCTAGGCCTCAAAGATTTAATCTGAGTGATTTGGATTAGGACATTGAATGTTTTATAAAAAGCATGTCTTATAGActaatttagtattttaaatgCTTATTAATTTGccattttttatcttaaattatttattattttataatatcaatacattattaattatttttctattaatatattgttatttattgaGTAAATCATCAAATTGTTTCGTAAAATTGTTCACTTACTAGCAATTTGATCCCTAAAGTCATATTAAAAATTGCAATACAATCTTTGAGTCACCGGATTCAAACTTCAATCCATGGAGAAAGAAgaataagttattttttattcgtTTATTTTCTACAAATTGAACACCATAAAAGTGGAAGAAGAATAAATTAGATAAATGAATGTTCTTGAAAGAAGAAGATATGAAATCATGGAGGAAGAACACggataaattattttgatagagaTGTTACAGTTGCAATTATGATAGAATTTGtgtgtttcttttttaaattgagtttcaatttTGTTGGCTAATAGTTAGACTCACCACATAAACGGTTAACATCTCATCAA from Cicer arietinum cultivar CDC Frontier isolate Library 1 chromosome 3, Cicar.CDCFrontier_v2.0, whole genome shotgun sequence encodes:
- the LOC101498476 gene encoding putative lipid-transfer protein DIR1; this encodes MASTTRSLIFATLMITACILMLGISAQFECGGDLIGMLHECKGTARKDGPSTPPSEVCCGALSGFDASCLCNYVTSDIVDRVLDMDKTINLFRTCDSKNIPNDKCGPYDIPEAAPAKA